The following are from one region of the Leucoraja erinacea ecotype New England chromosome 35, Leri_hhj_1, whole genome shotgun sequence genome:
- the LOC129713437 gene encoding beta-microseminoprotein-like isoform X1, producing MLQCYYLTMSLNNLSLSVSVSLQKLLLCIALLLPAAQLSESACFFEKQNTTGTGTCFDTNDGTHHQFGESWMNTNCWDCVCAQKGYECCERYSVPFGVPDECMIIFQIQTCSFQVFMKNDPSVECTVGGAIGK from the exons ATGTTGCAGTGTTATTACTTGACTATGTCGCTCAAcaatctctctctgtctgtctctgtctctctgcagaAACTACTACTGTGCATCGCTCTGCTGCTTCCAGCGGCCCAGCTGTCGGAATCCGCCTGCTTCTTTGAGAAACAGAACACAACCG GAACGGGCACGTGTTTTGACACAAACGACGGAACGCATCATCAATTCGGAGAAAGTTGGATGAACACCAACTGCTGGGATTGCGTGTGTGCGCAAAAAGGCTATGAATGCTGCGAACG GTATTCCGTACCATTTGGTGTCCCGGATGAGTGtatgataattttccaaattcaAACTTGTTCGTTTCAAGTCTTCATGAAGAATGACCCGTCTGTCGAATGTACAGTGGGTGGAGCCATTGGGAAATGA
- the LOC129713437 gene encoding beta-microseminoprotein-like isoform X2 produces MKLLLCIALLLPAAQLSESACFFEKQNTTGTGTCFDTNDGTHHQFGESWMNTNCWDCVCAQKGYECCERYSVPFGVPDECMIIFQIQTCSFQVFMKNDPSVECTVGGAIGK; encoded by the exons ATG aAACTACTACTGTGCATCGCTCTGCTGCTTCCAGCGGCCCAGCTGTCGGAATCCGCCTGCTTCTTTGAGAAACAGAACACAACCG GAACGGGCACGTGTTTTGACACAAACGACGGAACGCATCATCAATTCGGAGAAAGTTGGATGAACACCAACTGCTGGGATTGCGTGTGTGCGCAAAAAGGCTATGAATGCTGCGAACG GTATTCCGTACCATTTGGTGTCCCGGATGAGTGtatgataattttccaaattcaAACTTGTTCGTTTCAAGTCTTCATGAAGAATGACCCGTCTGTCGAATGTACAGTGGGTGGAGCCATTGGGAAATGA